TATATAGGTGATGCATTGTTAGTTTTATTTCCCAAGGTTAATtctcaaatcatattaaatagtAACTTAAACTCTGAACTCTATATTATGAACTATGTTGTTGTTAAAGATGTTGTTACCAAATTGAAGATGTACATGGAATAATTTATGAGACATTTGTCTATATGTCATTACAAACATAAATGAGTAATGACttgatattgaaaagaaaaatgaataaaaaaactaatttttttaacattaatttgttttaaaaaaacaaacctaagTTAATTTGAAGCAATTACAAGTGTCTGAAAGCTAGTTAATTACCAAGATAATATGCtaattaacctaaaaaaatgtggattttgttcaaaataaaatagtatttaaataaataataataatgattttctaaaatttttttcatccattatattaaaaacaaagtaaattggatttttgggttaaaatatatgttataatcTTCACTTCAAATATTAGATAAGACATTAGTTTTTCacttggaaatgcattaaaataatattttttttattttttaaaatttatttttacatcagcatatcaaaacaattcaaaactactagaaaaaattaatttgaagcaaaaaaataaaattttaaattttgatgaaaaataggtTGTATCATAACCCTAAACAAGGTTTAGGAGTCCATTCTTTTAACAACTTTTCTAAGGGTATTTCATCTGTACTTTTATTTGACGTTGtgggtttttttccccttataagctttatttttcttattagatTAGGCATAGGCTCTTTTAGATCATTTAATCATATTATGTTGCGGGCCAGATTAATTTTttgcaaatataaaaaatattattcaagcaTTACTAATTTCTAACcagaagaatcaagtgaaggttGATTCAATATGACCTGATCAACTTAACAGGTTCAAAGATAACCTAATCGattggtaaaaatatagtttgactaaaaatatttaagatatttttttttaaattgaaacaataacatattggatcgatctaagttaacatgtcaaatctgCAACCCTGATCTTGAGACCATGATAATCCctacataaaacaaattatgaaacataattcttaatcaacccaatattaaagaatgaaattaaaaaaaataaaacaaaggaagAAAATTACCTGAGTCAACCCGGATTAACCTACTAAACTCATAACCTGGGTTATAAGACCAAGATATTCTCATAGAACCCGAGTCAACCCGGATTAACCTACTAAACTCACAACATGGATCATAAAAccaagataaccttataaaaaacaagtcaaaataaattatgaaactcaattcctaatcaactcaataataaatgataaaattaaaaaaaaattaaaaaagataaaaaaactaccaaagtcaactcgggttaaccacCGAAGCCATGACCCGAATCATGTGATTgagaaaatttcatataaaataaactgaaacaaattatgaagtataattaccaatcaatctaatattgaaggatgaaattttagaaaaataaattttaaaaaagaactaaaaaaattacttgagttAACCCGCCAAACCCATGAATTGATTCATGAGACCGAGAtcacctcatagaaagcaaaacaaaataaatcatgatttccaatcaataaaatgttgaaggataaaattaaaagaaacataaaaaaacatgggtcAACCAATCTGTCTCGTCAAACTCGCAATCGAAATCATGAAATtaagataatcttatagaaaataaataaaaaaatcatgaaaattaatctttaacaaaacaattattaaaagataaaattaaaattaaaaaaacactaatattgaagaataaaattaaaaaaaaacataaaaaaaatatggatcaaCCAATCTATCCTGTCAAATTCAGAATCGAAATCATGAGATTaagtaattttatagaaaataaataaataaaatcatgaaaatcaatctttaacaaaataaatattaaaagataaaattaatttttttaaaaaaacactactaaaataataatagtgcTTCTTAAGATGGTgtataataaaaacatcatttcttttggtgttttgttaaataattagttaattcattaaaaaaaaaaactgcattaTATGATGATAAGATTGTGTACTTGTTTGCAAAGAAGAGAAATATAGGGGCAAAAGGGCAACACTCTCgagctataaaaataaaaaaatcaaaaaccaaatcaCTCCCTGCTGCTATTGTCTGTTATTTACCACCCACCACTCTCCCTCTCCCTGCTCCTCAATGGAGCTGTCATTTTCTCCTCCATCTTCTCTTGGAATTTCTGCTTTAAACACTCACCGCAACACCTCTTCTCATCAACCAAATATACCCATTAAGCCCACAAGcaaatcatttgatttattcttCAAAAGCTCTAAACCTTTTCCTTCAAGCACTGAAATTTACAGTCTCAAAAGAAGCTCAAAACTAGCACCGAACAGACATTACAGGCGGAATCCCATCTGGGTATGATTTATTTCTCTATAGTTTTCACTTAAGCAAAGAATGAGAATGTTTTTATGATTGATGTTTATAGGATTTGCGGTTTGAATAATTTGGAAAAAAAGTCAGTATCTTTACTGATTTTACTTGCTTGCTGTTATTAGTTATAGTTATGTGTCTTGTGTCAAGTCGAGTCCTCTCATATTTGACCAACACAAGTGACACGGTTACTTGTTCCGACCTTTTTTGTTCACAGAACAACCAGGCAGCTGGAGTTATGGCACCCTGAAATAGAGGATGTCTAAATTTCTTCAATGAAAAAGATAGACAGAAATAAAAACTATAcgaaattctttttattagcCACTGGGTTTTTAGTCCTTTTAAATTTGCATCATAAGCTAAGCAAGTGTTAGTTATGTGGTTATGGCTGCGGTGGATTGGTTTCCATATATTGTAGTTGTAGTTGGAATTTTGATCTGGACATCTATATTGGAAAGGCTTACTTAACCGCCAGTTAGTCTTGGAATGGCTAATGTACACATATATACAAATGAATGTGCAAATTGAACTCATTCCGTTTAATTGAAAAGGCCGAAATGAATccaaaacttttaaaagaaatgaaagggtTTAGGCTGAGTAAAGTTTGAGCCAAGACATCAATTTGCTTATCAAATTGCTATATGGAGGATAGTGGTCTTATTGTTTTCCATGGGTATCGTTGGTTACTTTCTTCAAGTCACTGGCTGTTGTTTACTACTTTCTCATCACATGTCCTGGGAGTTAATTTGGTTATATCAACATGGTCGTATACAAGTTTGGTTAACTTCATCAAAGAGACACATGATTCTACCTATAAAGCATTAATGTGAAACCGGCTTCTACCAGGCCTGCAGTCAAGCTGGAGCAGCTGGATCTGAtccaatattaaacaaaatctcagatttcaaagatgcatgttGGAGATTTTTAAGGCCTCACACCATACGCGGCACAGCTCTAGGTTCGACGTAAGTTTATTTTGTGTATATGCTTTTCCACCTTAATAAATTTATACTTGTCCACACTCATGCCAGTACCGTAACTGATCCATTgtcatcattttatttgttgatagcGCTTTGGTGGCAAGAGCATTGATCGAGAACACAAATCTGATTAAGTGGTCTCTGATGTTAAAGGCATTCTCTGGTCTTTTTGCTCTAATATGTGGGAATGGTTATATAGTCGGCATCAATCAAATCTATGATATTGGAATAGACAAGTATGCATCACTTTTGACTACTTATTTCCTTTTAGAGCTATTATATCTTGGTTGTGGAAATAATCTGAAACCTTAATGTTGATCACCAGCTCTAGAATGGATTTCAATACACATTTTTGTGGCTTGAGACCTAGAACAAGTAGGGCCCTGTTAGAGTTTGCCAAGCAAAGAAATATTAGTTTCAGCCATGTAATTTAATGATTAGTGAATATCTTGAAAGGCATTTCATTGCCCGAGAAAACCAAGAGAATAGTGCTAGATGGACTTGACTAAAAAATTTGTCCATGTTCTTTTTTCTAGGCCATTTCAACAGTCTTATATGGTATATGCAaggatttttcaattttaaacaattttcttataaaattctCTGTACGTGGATCCAAAATTCTTTGTATGAAATCTCTAACAACTTCTAGAAATGTatgaatgtgatttttttttaattgacgcctctctctttattttgcAGGGTTAACAAACCTTATTTACCTATAGCTGCAGGAGATCTTTCAGTTCAATCTGCATGGTTGTTGGTGATATTTTTTGCAGTAGCTGGGGTCCTGATTGTAGGACTAAACTTTGGTCCATTCATCACTTCTCTTTACTGTCTTGGCCTTTTCTTAGGCACCATCTATTCAGTTCCTCCACTTCGATTCAAGAGATTTCCAGTCATAGCATTTCTTATAATTGCCACGGTATGACTTCCTatttttcctccttttctttttcaacaatTAAACTTGTGCTGTGTTTGTCATCTTCTCCATGGGTATTTTGAATTTGGTGAGAACAGAAGATTGAATGACgtttggaaaaaacaaaaaaccatctAAATCTGATCATAACTTATGCCACAAAATTGATGACAAAGGAAAAGATGGTGATTTTTGCTCTATGCTCTTATATGAACATGAATGTGGGTTAAGCCCtgagaaaatgaaataattcctccagttgatgaaaaataagttgatcatTAAATAAGTCAGGGAAGCAAATGATCATTGTATTGGTTCACTTATAGTTGACATTAGCATGGTGTCAGAAACGTTTTTAAGATAGAAAGGATGTGTTCAGA
The Populus nigra chromosome 3, ddPopNigr1.1, whole genome shotgun sequence genome window above contains:
- the LOC133688191 gene encoding homogentisate solanesyltransferase, chloroplastic; translation: MELSFSPPSSLGISALNTHRNTSSHQPNIPIKPTSKSFDLFFKSSKPFPSSTEIYSLKRSSKLAPNRHYRRNPIWACSQAGAAGSDPILNKISDFKDACWRFLRPHTIRGTALGSTALVARALIENTNLIKWSLMLKAFSGLFALICGNGYIVGINQIYDIGIDKVNKPYLPIAAGDLSVQSAWLLVIFFAVAGVLIVGLNFGPFITSLYCLGLFLGTIYSVPPLRFKRFPVIAFLIIATVRGFLLNFGVYHATRAALGLPFEWSSPVAFITTFVTLFALVIAITKDLPDVEGDRKYNISTLATKLGVRNIAFLGSGLLLVNYVGAVLAAIYMPQDFSRSLMIPAHTILALSLVFQMWVLEQANYTKEAISGFYRFIWNLFYAEYIIFPFI